The Zeugodacus cucurbitae isolate PBARC_wt_2022May chromosome 4, idZeuCucr1.2, whole genome shotgun sequence genome includes the window TCGTTTGTGGATCGTCCACAATCGGTTGTAGTAATGGCGGCAACCAATTGTGTGCGGCCTCCACATGTGCGTCCAGAAATACGAACGCCTCACCGGTCGCCATACGCGCGCCGGCAACACGCGCTCTTATCAAGCCCTCATGTGTCGTAAGTTTCAGTATTTTCAGCTTCGTGCCGAATTTCGCTAACAGTTGCCGCTCGAACGGCGTCTCAAAGCGCGGCGCTGTGCTGCAATCGTCCACTAAAATAATCTCGTGCAATAGCTCGTGTGGCGTGCGGTTCCAGAGGCTGTGCAGCGTGCGCTGCACCACCGTTGGGTGTTCGTCGTGATGCACTATAATTATGCTGGTTGTGGGTAGCACTTTGCGGTAGGTTAGGCTGCGACAACTGTTGGATAAGACAGAATTGGTAAGTAGAACACGTTTAATTATGACTCAGACTCACCGCAAGTGCCGGAAGTCAGGCACCGCGCGCTCGGCTGAAATTTGCTCTGAGAGCAAAGCGTTGAAGCCGTAGGTATGCCAGCTTGCAGCGGCCGCCTCTTTGTTATGGCCACTTGGTAAAACCGCCGGTCGACCTTGCTCACCTAATCCCTCCCGCTCGGCATCACGTGTTATGGCTGCATAATCGTGCCAATCACGGCATTCTTCAAGCTCTTCATTGTCTTTCTTCAACTGCGTTTCTTCTACTCTTTTTCGATGCGTGTAAAGCTGGTGAATGGCAATGAAAATTATGCATATCAAGATAATCTCCAGAAGTGTTCGCTTCCTCCTGAGTCTTAGGTGTAGACCAGACAATGTAATGTACATTACGTCGGTACGTCGGCAAAGCTTTCAAGCAACTACTTGAATAGAATATTAAGATTCTTATTTCTTGCttaattactatatttatacatgtatgtTGTTTCAGCTTGAACTATTTACATAACAGCTATACTTAAATACTGTAACCATTTCAAGAAAAtcaattctaaaattaatactCTTGTGCCTATGCACGACAAATATTGGGCGATCAGGTGTGGTGAATAAGTCGAGAGCTTTCGGTGTATACTTGAAAGCTTTCATAAAGCTTGCCTGCTTTTAggcagttttaaatataaagttttgttttgttacagataaatgaattaattattatttaaaaataaagtcaaCTTAAAgttggtgttttttgttttttataaaagtttttaagGCTATTTAAAGTGTGAAAGTATTAGGGTGGAGCGTTTATTATgtagattttaaaaattattttttcaatggattacatttaaacatttattacgaaaatattcTTTTACATTacttaaaatactatttaaacatcaaactgttattttttattgaaataaggTATAACAGTCTTGTCTTAATGAAACCATCTCTTTTATTTGCCCCACAAACTTCACACAATACAAACCAAAGTCTCATCCTTCCTTCCGTCAAAATACAAATCACGTAGTATTTTATTGCAGTCCGCTTTTTGTTAAGATGATCTCGCCTTATTTCTTTCACGGCGCAACTTTGAACGTTCAATGGCACTACTTGGATCGTTTGATGAAATAATATCAACGTCTTTTAAGATGCTAGCGCCTCTATCGGAGACTCCAGTACGATCACAGGCAAGTGCTAATGACGGTAAATTTAATCTCAGAGGTGGTGATAATTTTCCCCTAACctgttcttttttttcaatatttgtttatttattgaatctgctctttggagcctaacaataagttattaaatcttaattctaattaaaactagacaagctcaaccaagtgattgagttgttttggtgaaacgttgctcatcagtgtgctggcatatctcttctttttagacgtgattgattgcaagaatgtactaaagcgttagccaatgggtttgggtgatctcggagtttggataaatatttgtgtctgctgttctccacttctttctttaccatgagaataccaagatctttatggatattttcattacgcatgtaccatggtgagcatgtgattgttctaagcatttttgattgaaatctctgaatcatatcgatattggttgcacaggtcgtaccccacagttgaatgccgtacatccaaatcggttttattatcgcgttatataacagaactttgttgtctaggctaagttttgattttttgtttagaagccaatttaaatttgcagctcttatcttcatgcaggttattttgctcgatatgtgttttctccacgtgagccttctatctaagtgaataccaagatatgttacttcagtcgcttggggcactaaaatattgttcattttaactgccgggcacgtttttggtcttagggaaaatgtaacatgcttgcacttttgttcgtttacatttatacgccagttggttagccattcttcgacaaaaatcaaatgatcttctaatactcttgatgctataattgggcatttgtttcggctcactaaagctgtgtcatccgcaaaagttgatgtcaaaacattactagctgttggaaggtcagctgtatatattatgtatagagttggccctaaaacactgccctgaggtacaccagctcttattggtcgttcttcagatatgaagtctcctactttgacagtaaactttctattttttaaataagactccaaggttttatgcatttcgagatgtaagctttttttaatcgtatataaaagcccgtcatgccacactttatcgaacgcctgagccacatctagaaatatagcagaacagtactctctatactcgaacgcccttctgatttcgttagtaattctatgtacttgttctacagtgccatgttttgcacgaaaaccgaattggttacattattttcatggaggaaaggagacatctttgatattaacactttttcaaatattttagaaagacagggtagaagactgattggtctgtatgaagacggctgtgtcaagtctttacctggtttctctatcatgattatctgcgaatttttccatgaaattgggtagtacccgaaactgaaagtagcgttaaagagcaaggagagcactgttaaagcaatatttggtaactcaattagcatttttggagtaattttatcgtgtcctgccgacttttttggattcagctcttttatggttttaataatttcagaagatgacgtttgaatagacccaagcgactcgttagcgctattggagatgattggcagcttaaagctgttctttgggcaatttggttgaaataccttttctaggtgatttgcaaaacaatttgactTATCCTCGtcgcttcgtgcccagtttccacccaagcctcttataggcaaattggagtcgactggaggcttcattgacttttgggctttccaaagagaatttcgtttgtttgagtttggacacagtttctttatataattgtgagtgtggtattcttcctcacgtttaagcgctgtttttaataTTCGCAATAtatacagcatattttagttgaagctgagtagaaggggagcgatttaactgccattcacgtctagctcgccttttttcatttacaagcttttctatttcattattagtgatttttcttcggctaattggtttattatttctgtttggtgtcgctatgacagctgcatttgatattacatcattaaattctcgtatgctttcatcaatatctctttctgtatctatttttaaatcaatattaatgtggctactaacatattttttatattttaaccagttcgttttgtgagatgtcagacccacttttggctcaacgaatatgggttgttcacacaactttattagtacaggtgaatggtcagaagataagtctgtacatgtatcaactgtcacaagtgatctatctatatttttggttacagcgaaatcaattaaatctggtagtttgttgagatcactgggccagtatgtgggcttgccaggagatattatatcaatgttattgtggttcataatggtttggtacagctggcgtcctttcggattaataagacgtgaaccccagtacatgtgttttgcattataatctccacctgctagaaatctatgacctagcgttccaaaaaagtctttaaattcgctatctgtaattttaaaacgaggtgggcagtatatagccgttagatttaaatcagaattcctattttttaaggatattgttgtagcttgtaactgggctgtaacATGAGATTCCTAACCTGTTCTGggtcgtttttttttagggTAGCATCTAGCCCAATGCAAAAGCTACAATTCCCGATATCTTTGCACTTACAACTTCAGATAACAAATAATCTATGGGActctgatatatgtatatatagagagCAACACTCTGGAGAATTACTTGAAATTGTAGTAAGAGACCTTTTTTCACCACCAATAAGCAACCGCATCGGAAATTGATCTATTTTGTTTTGATTCAGCATCAATTCGCAGTTAGAAATCAggtccataatttttttttcgttgacTCGTATGAATATAAAGTGAGAGATACAGATTACAAAAGCCATCTATAGGAAAAATAATAGTTTctagatttttttggaaataacaaGTTATCgtcttaatataaaatatgtaaaatgaaaCACCTGAACAATAAAAATTACCCATTTTCACTCAACCAATATAATTGCGTCTCTTTGGCTCATTAtaacatgttttatttattattattataaaattttttttataaaattaggttaaactgtttatatttcaaataataatgcTAAATAATTCCCTTGACATTTGTCAAAATAATCACGTCGTAATCGCTAAATATCGCCAAAAATATCAGTCATACTAACATTAAATTGACCTAGGAACTGCTCTGACCACTCGTTGATGCGACGCTGATCTTCTTCGGACAATTCATCTTTGTAGCTGCCAACTATACCACGGcgcataaatctatatttcaatgaaatttttagtttgaGAAATATTATATTCTCACATTCTCTGCGGCCAATACTTACTCGAAGTCAGAAGCAACAATTCTCTTACcagagtttttaattaattctgtTGGATTCGCTTGCTGATTTGCTACGGATGTGAATAATAATTAacggtatatataatatttaaataaagactTTACACCATTACCTTTCATGTTTTCGAATGAAAGATGCTTCAATAGCTTCTCCATCTGCGCTTCAGTTAAAGCGGGTTTCTCTAAAAACACAGCCAATCGCTCCAAAACTCCGCGCAGATTACTCTTCATTTCCTCAAAGGTGATGAAAAAAACTTCAGGCTCTGCACGCATTTGCCACATGGTGAAAACGTGTGGCCAGTAAGGTGTATAAGTGATATTGGCATTTAAGAAATCATCGACGAACTCTTTCGCATTACCTCGGTAGGCGCCCTTTCCGCGTAGAAAGTGACTGAAGGAGACCAGTACATCTTTCGGGTTTCGAGCACAGTAAATCAGCTGacaagatataaatatatatatatgcgatcagCTGCTTGTGTTGCCAATCTTCAATACtcactttcactttcttttGCCAAATTTGGCGCGGCAACAAATGCGGTGGCAAATGAGATTTGATGCAGCGCGGCGATTTCAACTCCGCAGCCATTGCGATACTGTCATTCCCGCCCATTTCATATAGTATACTGAtgctataaatattgtttttttttttttgttacaatatataattaagACATTTTCTTACTCCATATAGACGCTGCGCTTAAGCACATGTGACCTACTCGCCTCTTCATAGTCCAAGTTATTTAGCAGTAACCAAGCGGCTTCCTGCATCCAAGTGGTACCACATTTCGGAAAGGTGACTATGAAGACATCATCTTCTTTCACTTCAAAATCGTAAATTCTCTTATAAATGTCCTTGAATATAACGGGTACTGTTAACCAAGTTTCAGCCCAATTCCACTTCAACGGTATAAAATCGCCATCAGTAGACACCCTAATTACTTGCTGGCTTTTTGTAGGTTGTCCTGTATTGTCgggtatattttttgttggtgCGATGTGCAACATtatctaaaagaaaaaagttacaTAATCTATAATAAatagcaattttaatttaatttgtaaggATTTTCCAGCTTAACGCGATATCAAATTATACCGAGCTCTTTCTGATGGTGTGAACCGTTGATAGTTGTATGTCTAGTGTAATCGCTTTTGTGGCAAAATAAGCTGGGATATTTGTCTGAGATCGAACCAGTGTTCAATTCGTTAAAGATAGACGACGTAGTAGCATCTATTAGGGAGACACTTTCAGGACAGGAAGAATAATTTTCAGGTCCGAATTAGATAAAACTGTTATGCGTAGTGGTCTATCtcagcataaaattaaaatttcctttTAAGAAATACCAAACTATTCGCCAaccatctttgaaaaaaattaaactgtaGAAACTCGGCTGGACAAACTATGTTTCTCCGGGAGATtcagtcataagtaaaaaagggTATTTTCCGATTTTCGATGTTCGCctctaaaattacaaaattacagaatacatgttttaacgtttttaaatacaatttatccGAAGTAAATATCTAAAACCAGGGACCGTAActcttatgacttttatcaaaaaaattattaagttaagaaaaaaatcaaaaaataagagttatttttgattttataactttaaaaaaataacttttatttttgatctaaaaaaataagaatcgaaaaataacttttatttttgatctaaatatataaaaataaaaatttaaaaatcatacaatatttcgcatatagttcacctaaaaatcatgatggtgtaatcataacttttctacgatgttcctttatgtatgatttttttttattaaaaaatgtaaaataactcttatttccggtccctgtctaaaactgtgtataaatctattatagtatatattttacagctttttgaaaatgttatgttttaaggaaaattctataactcgaaatctctaactcgaagttttataTGGCTTATAGAGATTTGAATTAgagagttccactgtatttgttgGAAATTCGAACAAAAtgcgtttttaataaaaattattattaattacagttattaaaaaattcataaaatcgacattttcctcttaattcgATGATGTATAAAACTTTTCGATCAAGCTTACTATATAACAGatgtttggtccaatacccagaagaAAAGCCGATTTTGTGGTATAATATTAACAATGCCGAACATTTGATGGTCGGTTAGATATCAAATGGAACGTTTACGCATTTGCAAACCATGCTTTCTTAATGGCTGCTACTTCGTCTTGAGAACCACTGCAAATATACTTTTACCAACCAGTTTCGAATAATGCATACAGGAATTTCATATTATATTCCACGTTATTAAAACATTCTACTAATACATCACTCGATGAGATTGGCCTGATTGCAACCTTAGGGATATACAGTCATACAGTCAtcatatttcatcgtacggcactctaaaatcaaattttccgtttttaatccatttaaatgaaaaaagttcttctatgaactgatcaaaataaaaaacaaaatatatttcatattccagttataaaaattctttgcaaactaaatgtaaaaactcaaaaattggcCTAATGTTCAAAGTTGGTGCGTCATAATTCATCTTACGGCATTGTTTATCCTTACTTTTAAGAGTTTcttgttataattttaaaacaaaatagctTCAACATAGAAGTGGAATCAGTTTATCACGTGCTGTGAAGTGGACCAGTGGTTATTTCCTATTTTGACAATAATGAAGAAAAGATATGAAACTTCTTCAGATTTTAGAGAAATTgtgatataataacgaaaagaaGCAAATTCAATGAGAGAAATTGATAAAACTACCTCTAAATATAAGTTTACAATACAGCACATACtagatttgttaataaaaataataatagagaataaaaaaaatggatcgAGAGGCGCGCGAACACTTAATGAATGACATAATTAGGGATATGGCACGAAAAAATGGCCGTGTGAGCTGTTCAGAAATATGTAGTGAAGTGGAAAAAGCTTCAGAAATGTGGTTGAGCAAGTATACAACTCAGAAAACATTTTGGCGTAATGGTTATCTTCAAATTATCGTCACCAACAGCGCGACGAGCTCCGCCTATATCTGAATTGAACAGTCAAAAACGTATAACTTTCGCAAATCAGCACTTGAAGAAGGGTATTGACATTTGACAGACAGTGCTTCTCACAGCCGAAAGCATATTTATTCTTTTCGGCGATGATGGACCATAAAAAGTTTAGTGAAAACAGGACACAACGCTGCTTACTAAAAATTTGCGAAGTACTGTCAAATATGGTTTAAGAAACTTGATTGTTAGGGATGTATGACAGTTTCTGGAGTTGGAAAGCTGatctttattagaagaaaaatttacaatgaacaatatttagaaattttgaagcaaaatttaaaGCAGTCAGTTGAAAAAAATGGGCTTAACTGATGCttatgttttaaaacaaaacaacgacGCAAAGCACACTGCATATTTGGTTCGCGAATGGATGCTATATAATACGCGAAACAGCTTCACACCTCTCCACAAGGCCCGGACCTCAATCCCATTGAATACTTAAGCGATTATATGAAAAAGAATCtttaaaaacatacaatttcgtATGTGTTACTTCAAAAAAGGGCTTAATAGAAGAGTGGAACAAAATACCGACTACTTTTACAGCTACACTCATTTCTTCGATGCTAAATAGAATGAAAGACCCACAAActactatattttaagtttctaaaCAAATGTATCGCGTATAACATAATAGTAAAGATATTGATTACATAAATGTGTAACGTACGATAAAATATGACGCAAAAAATTTGTTctgtttaagtttttttaatttatcatttttattttgaaatatattcaaccaatttgcatataaattataatatttccaaGCTTTCTTTTATCTatagaagaacttttttcatttgagtggattaaaaaccaaaactttcattttagagtaccgtacgatgaaatatgacgCTGACTGTATTTCAATATctcattgaaattttatttgattaattttaattcgCGCTATTAACATTATCTTTTCTTATAATTGATTTGTTTACAGTTTTTTAAAGGCCTGTATTTTGCATTAATCACACGCTATTTCACACTCACTTGAAAGACACTCCTCTTTTTgtatgcttttattattttttaagaatgtaCTAATAAGTTTAATGCAATACACTAGAGTGATAGTTGCGCGAAATGTCATACCATTGGAATAGTCGATAAGAAACTAAATAATAGATTTGCAAGTAACTTGTGCTCGGCCTAGATTCTTGATTcgcaaaagctttaaaaataataaattacaagaTTAAAAAGCTGAGCTTTTTAATGGGTTCTAAAGTAGGTTCggttaaaatcaaataaacaaatcaCTCTAATTGCTAGGAAATTTATTGTAGAAAGTTAATTGTCAATAATTCAAACCTTCGTTCTGCATTTCAAAtcgattaaatttttcaatgatCGAGATGATTTAATACGCTTTATTGTAATACTGTTAACTCTTTTTGATTTCGAAACGGTTTTTCAGTACAACAGAATCAAGTATTTTAACCTTTGAAACTGAATTGTAATACTGAAAAAGACAGAATTGAAAATCAGTTCAATAGTTTTACTCTTCACAATCCATAGAATGATTGAGTAACTGCCAATATTAGAACAGTTTGTCTGAAGAGGTTACGAATGCATTTCGGACAATCAAATAATCTATTTcaagtttacttttaatttaaataaacatcCTCTTGTATttcaaaagtaatttatttttatttctacaaaTGTATCCGCTCTTCCTGACGCACCCATTATCGTTTGTTTAtcaatagtattatgaatgcacatgtaaatatgtcaaCAGAGATGAGATCGCCATTGTTTAATAACATAAGTATTTGATTACCAGCTgatgttataatttttaaactgtCAACATAAGGAGATATATTTGCATGTATGATTGAAGCGATATTCGCTACATGgtgcttaaggggttaggtgggtatCAAAATTTCAAACGAAAGAAATTTATCGATTTATCAAATCAAttcgagtaaaattctaagataTAGACCATTGGAAAGTTTCGCCCCTCAGGCCAAGTCAGTTCGAATTGAAAACTTCAAGCGCGTTTATctccaaaaacaatttttcaagtTTGTGGATATGATTTCTCGAagagttatgaagcgattttgttataatttgccacacatctttgaaataacaataTCTAGTTAAAGAacgaaagaatatttttttatctatttttattacaactattttttcgagccaataatatattttaccaagaaagtgagttttttggttaaaattgtgtcaaaaattcaaatttcaatattttcttttatccttcgtttattaactagatttatctctggcttattgtttttagataaagcaatcatgagttatgatgtccacggcaagacctTTTTTGATCACGCCATGCGATATGAGCTGACCGAAAACTTTTAAATACCACTGAATTAA containing:
- the LOC105215883 gene encoding sulfotransferase 1 family member D1 isoform X5; amino-acid sequence: MLHIAPTKNIPDNTGQPTKSQQVIRVSTDGDFIPLKWNWAETWLTVPVIFKDIYKRIYDFEVKEDDVFIVTFPKCGTTWMQEAAWLLLNNLDYEEASRSHVLKRSVYMDISILYEMGGNDSIAMAAELKSPRCIKSHLPPHLLPRQIWQKKVKLIYCARNPKDVLVSFSHFLRGKGAYRGNAKEFVDDFLNANITYTPYWPHVFTMWQMRAEPEVFFITFEEMKSNLRGVLERLAVFLEKPALTEAQMEKLLKHLSFENMKANQQANPTELIKNSGKRIVASDFEFMRRGIVGSYKDELSEEDQRRINEWSEQFLGQFNVSMTDIFGDI
- the LOC105215883 gene encoding sulfotransferase 1 family member D1 isoform X2, yielding MHYSKLIMLHIAPTKNIPDNTGQPTKSQQVIRVSTDGDFIPLKWNWAETWLTVPVIFKDIYKRIYDFEVKEDDVFIVTFPKCGTTWMQEAAWLLLNNLDYEEASRSHVLKRSVYMDISILYEMGGNDSIAMAAELKSPRCIKSHLPPHLLPRQIWQKKVKLIYCARNPKDVLVSFSHFLRGKGAYRGNAKEFVDDFLNANITYTPYWPHVFTMWQMRAEPEVFFITFEEMKSNLRGVLERLAVFLEKPALTEAQMEKLLKHLSFENMKANQQANPTELIKNSGKRIVASDFEFMRRGIVGSYKDELSEEDQRRINEWSEQFLGQFNVSMTDIFGDI
- the LOC105215883 gene encoding sulfotransferase 1 family member D1 isoform X1 translates to MADRYAVRIMLHIAPTKNIPDNTGQPTKSQQVIRVSTDGDFIPLKWNWAETWLTVPVIFKDIYKRIYDFEVKEDDVFIVTFPKCGTTWMQEAAWLLLNNLDYEEASRSHVLKRSVYMDISILYEMGGNDSIAMAAELKSPRCIKSHLPPHLLPRQIWQKKVKLIYCARNPKDVLVSFSHFLRGKGAYRGNAKEFVDDFLNANITYTPYWPHVFTMWQMRAEPEVFFITFEEMKSNLRGVLERLAVFLEKPALTEAQMEKLLKHLSFENMKANQQANPTELIKNSGKRIVASDFEFMRRGIVGSYKDELSEEDQRRINEWSEQFLGQFNVSMTDIFGDI
- the LOC105215883 gene encoding sulfotransferase 1 family member D1 isoform X3, coding for MSVQIMLHIAPTKNIPDNTGQPTKSQQVIRVSTDGDFIPLKWNWAETWLTVPVIFKDIYKRIYDFEVKEDDVFIVTFPKCGTTWMQEAAWLLLNNLDYEEASRSHVLKRSVYMDISILYEMGGNDSIAMAAELKSPRCIKSHLPPHLLPRQIWQKKVKLIYCARNPKDVLVSFSHFLRGKGAYRGNAKEFVDDFLNANITYTPYWPHVFTMWQMRAEPEVFFITFEEMKSNLRGVLERLAVFLEKPALTEAQMEKLLKHLSFENMKANQQANPTELIKNSGKRIVASDFEFMRRGIVGSYKDELSEEDQRRINEWSEQFLGQFNVSMTDIFGDI
- the LOC105215883 gene encoding sulfotransferase 1 family member D1 isoform X4; its protein translation is MIMLHIAPTKNIPDNTGQPTKSQQVIRVSTDGDFIPLKWNWAETWLTVPVIFKDIYKRIYDFEVKEDDVFIVTFPKCGTTWMQEAAWLLLNNLDYEEASRSHVLKRSVYMDISILYEMGGNDSIAMAAELKSPRCIKSHLPPHLLPRQIWQKKVKLIYCARNPKDVLVSFSHFLRGKGAYRGNAKEFVDDFLNANITYTPYWPHVFTMWQMRAEPEVFFITFEEMKSNLRGVLERLAVFLEKPALTEAQMEKLLKHLSFENMKANQQANPTELIKNSGKRIVASDFEFMRRGIVGSYKDELSEEDQRRINEWSEQFLGQFNVSMTDIFGDI